One genomic region from Streptomyces sp. NBC_01431 encodes:
- the pafA gene encoding Pup--protein ligase — MDRRIFGLENEYGVTCTFRGQRRLSPDEVARYLFRRVVSWGRSSNVFLRNGARLYLDVGSHPEYATPECDNVTELVTHDKAGERILEGLLVDAERRLHEEGIAGDVYLFKNNTDSAGNSYGCHENYLVARHGEFSRLADILIPFLVTRQLICGAGKVLQTPRGAVYCVSQRAEHIWEGVSSATTRSRPIINTRDEPHADAERYRRLHVIVGDSNMSETTMLLKVGATDLVLRMIEAGTVMRDLTLENPIRAIREVSHDITGQRKVRLASGREASALEVQREYYEKAVDFVERRGIRTGTVDQVLELWGRTLDAIEAEDLDRIGTEIDWVMKYQLIERYRAKNNMTMSHPRVAQIDLAYHDIHRRRGLYYLLERKGQAARICNDLKIFEGKSVPPQTTRARLRGDFIRRAQEQRRDFTVDWVHLKLNDQAQRTVLCKDPFRSVDDRVEKLIAGM, encoded by the coding sequence ATGGACCGCCGCATTTTCGGGCTGGAGAACGAGTACGGCGTCACGTGCACGTTCAGGGGACAGCGCCGACTGTCTCCTGACGAAGTGGCGCGCTACCTCTTCCGCCGTGTTGTGTCATGGGGCCGCAGCAGCAACGTCTTTCTGCGGAACGGCGCCCGCCTCTACCTGGACGTGGGATCGCATCCGGAATACGCAACTCCCGAATGCGACAACGTGACCGAACTGGTCACGCACGACAAGGCCGGCGAGCGCATTCTCGAAGGCCTGCTCGTCGACGCCGAACGCCGCCTGCACGAGGAGGGAATCGCGGGCGACGTCTATCTCTTCAAGAACAACACCGACTCGGCGGGAAACTCCTACGGCTGCCACGAGAACTATCTGGTGGCCCGTCACGGAGAGTTCTCCCGGCTCGCGGACATCCTCATTCCGTTCCTTGTCACGCGCCAGTTGATCTGCGGTGCCGGCAAGGTTCTGCAGACCCCGCGCGGCGCGGTTTACTGCGTCAGTCAGCGCGCCGAGCACATCTGGGAGGGCGTCAGCTCCGCCACCACGCGCTCGCGTCCCATCATCAACACCCGCGACGAACCGCATGCGGACGCCGAGCGCTACCGCCGGCTGCACGTCATCGTCGGCGACTCCAACATGTCCGAGACGACCATGCTCCTCAAGGTCGGCGCCACCGACCTCGTGCTGCGCATGATCGAGGCGGGCACGGTGATGCGCGACCTCACCCTGGAGAACCCGATCCGGGCGATCCGCGAGGTCTCGCACGACATCACCGGCCAGCGCAAGGTGCGCCTGGCCAGCGGACGCGAGGCCTCCGCCCTCGAAGTGCAGCGCGAGTACTACGAGAAGGCCGTGGACTTCGTGGAGCGCCGCGGCATCCGCACCGGCACCGTCGACCAGGTCCTCGAACTGTGGGGCCGCACCCTGGACGCGATCGAGGCCGAGGACCTCGACCGGATCGGCACCGAGATCGACTGGGTGATGAAGTACCAGCTCATCGAGCGGTACCGGGCCAAGAACAACATGACCATGTCGCACCCCCGGGTCGCCCAGATAGACCTCGCCTACCACGACATCCACCGCCGGCGGGGCCTGTACTACCTGCTGGAGCGCAAGGGGCAGGCCGCCCGCATCTGCAACGACCTGAAGATCTTCGAGGGCAAGTCGGTGCCCCCGCAGACCACTCGGGCCCGGCTGCGCGGCGACTTCATCCGCCGGGCGCAGGAACAGCGGCGGGACTTCACCGTCGACTGGGTGCATCTGAAGCTCAACGACCAGGCACAGCGCACCGTGTTGTGCAAGGACCCGTTCCGGTCGGTGGACGACCGGGTGGAGAAGCTGATCGCCGGGATGTGA
- a CDS encoding FKBP-type peptidyl-prolyl cis-trans isomerase, with protein sequence MRRRLAAALIVPALMLTAACGGGGDSAKKKDASASPSDSASQPAAPKPVSDASPMPTVAGDLGKKPTITIPKGDPSGKFVVKTLTAGTGPEVKKDDLAVTKYTGKIWKSGKDLAGSYDQGGAPQVIPAGSQTYIPAFSEAVLGQKVGSRVLVVAPPAAAFGSAGKQELGVGPTDNLVFVLDIDSVMPKKVEGTQAAIPSNLPQIKADKDEAATITVPKNDPPKSLVDQVLIEGKGAEVKSGQTVFMQYSGATWKPNEGLPQAKLFDTSWKTGAPFSTVIGQGQVIEGWDKGLVGKKVGSRVLLVIPPEQGYKDKAQGADIPANSTLVFVVDIVGAM encoded by the coding sequence GTGCGACGCCGACTTGCTGCCGCGCTCATCGTGCCGGCCCTGATGCTCACCGCGGCCTGCGGAGGAGGTGGCGACAGCGCGAAGAAGAAGGACGCCTCCGCCTCCCCCTCCGACTCGGCGTCGCAGCCCGCCGCTCCCAAGCCGGTGTCCGACGCCTCGCCGATGCCCACCGTCGCGGGCGACCTGGGCAAGAAGCCCACGATCACCATCCCCAAGGGCGACCCGAGCGGGAAGTTCGTCGTCAAGACGCTGACCGCGGGCACCGGCCCCGAGGTCAAGAAGGACGACCTCGCGGTCACGAAGTACACCGGAAAGATCTGGAAGAGCGGCAAGGACCTCGCCGGTTCCTACGACCAGGGCGGCGCGCCCCAGGTCATCCCGGCGGGCTCGCAGACGTACATCCCGGCGTTCAGCGAAGCGGTGCTCGGGCAGAAGGTCGGCAGCCGCGTCCTCGTCGTCGCCCCGCCGGCCGCCGCGTTCGGCTCCGCGGGCAAGCAGGAGCTGGGCGTCGGGCCCACCGACAACCTGGTCTTCGTGCTCGACATCGACAGCGTGATGCCGAAGAAGGTCGAGGGCACCCAGGCCGCGATCCCGTCCAACCTGCCGCAGATCAAGGCGGACAAGGACGAGGCCGCCACGATCACCGTCCCGAAGAACGACCCGCCCAAGAGCCTCGTGGACCAGGTCCTCATCGAGGGCAAGGGCGCCGAGGTCAAGAGCGGCCAGACCGTCTTCATGCAGTACAGCGGAGCCACCTGGAAGCCGAACGAGGGCCTGCCGCAGGCGAAGCTGTTCGACACCTCCTGGAAGACCGGCGCCCCGTTCTCGACCGTGATCGGCCAGGGCCAGGTCATCGAGGGCTGGGACAAGGGCCTGGTCGGCAAGAAGGTCGGCAGCCGGGTCCTGCTGGTCATCCCGCCGGAGCAGGGCTACAAGGACAAGGCCCAGGGCGCCGACATCCCGGCCAACTCGACCCTGGTCTTCGTCGTGGACATCGTCGGAGCAATGTAA
- a CDS encoding FKBP-type peptidyl-prolyl cis-trans isomerase — MSIDKPEIDFPEGQPPADLEIKEVWEGDGAVAKAGDFVKVHYVGVAFSTGEEFDASWNRGNPLEFKLGAGQVIEGWDKGIQGMKVGGRRRLTIPAHLAYGDRGAGNAIAPGETLIFVCDLVAV; from the coding sequence GTGAGCATCGACAAGCCCGAGATCGACTTCCCCGAGGGCCAGCCGCCGGCGGACCTGGAGATCAAGGAGGTCTGGGAGGGCGACGGCGCCGTCGCCAAGGCCGGAGACTTCGTCAAGGTCCACTACGTGGGCGTGGCCTTCTCCACCGGTGAGGAGTTCGACGCCTCCTGGAACCGCGGCAACCCGCTGGAGTTCAAGCTCGGCGCCGGCCAGGTCATCGAGGGCTGGGACAAGGGCATCCAGGGCATGAAGGTCGGCGGCCGCCGCCGGCTGACCATCCCCGCCCACCTCGCCTACGGCGACCGCGGCGCCGGCAACGCCATCGCCCCGGGCGAGACGCTGATCTTCGTCTGTGACCTGGTCGCCGTCTGA
- a CDS encoding helix-turn-helix transcriptional regulator, protein MAIAKAERLMNLALCLLGTRRPLSKRELRASIEAYLEAGSDDSFNRMFERDKDDLRELGLVIETVENIDGETGYLARRDSNRLPPVQLDAEEAAALGLAARVWQQARLAGAASGALQKLRAAGMPEADNPYEHSAIEPRIPVHEAAFEPLMLACRDRRPVVFDYRKANAVRPETRHVEPWGLECWRGHWYLAGWDRDRGAERVFRLSRITGKLRSRAGAFTAPVPDVVTVRETVESWAGETATRSARIRLRAGAGYPLRSRATSVRELGDGWAELEIPYGHGLDAHLVEFGPDVVVLEPADLRADVIDRLRAVAKG, encoded by the coding sequence ATGGCGATTGCCAAGGCCGAGCGGCTGATGAACCTGGCGCTGTGTCTGCTCGGGACACGGCGTCCGCTCAGCAAGCGGGAGCTGCGCGCATCCATCGAGGCCTACCTCGAAGCCGGGTCCGACGACTCCTTCAACCGAATGTTCGAGCGCGACAAGGACGACCTGCGCGAACTCGGCCTGGTCATCGAGACCGTGGAGAACATCGACGGCGAGACCGGCTATCTCGCCCGGCGGGACAGCAACCGGCTGCCCCCGGTACAACTGGACGCCGAGGAGGCCGCGGCCCTGGGGCTCGCCGCCCGCGTCTGGCAGCAGGCCCGGCTCGCGGGAGCGGCCAGCGGCGCACTCCAGAAGCTCCGCGCCGCCGGTATGCCGGAAGCCGACAATCCGTATGAGCACAGTGCGATCGAACCGCGCATCCCGGTCCACGAGGCGGCCTTCGAACCCCTCATGCTGGCCTGCCGCGACCGGCGCCCGGTCGTCTTCGACTACCGCAAGGCCAATGCTGTACGCCCCGAAACCCGGCACGTCGAGCCGTGGGGCCTGGAGTGCTGGCGTGGCCACTGGTACCTGGCCGGCTGGGACCGTGACCGGGGCGCCGAGCGGGTGTTCCGGCTCAGCCGCATCACCGGCAAGCTCCGCTCCCGGGCGGGCGCCTTCACCGCCCCCGTGCCCGATGTCGTCACCGTGCGCGAGACCGTGGAGAGCTGGGCGGGGGAGACCGCGACCCGCTCCGCCAGGATCCGGCTGCGGGCCGGGGCCGGCTACCCGCTGCGCTCCCGCGCCACCTCGGTACGGGAACTCGGCGACGGCTGGGCGGAGTTGGAGATTCCGTACGGGCACGGGCTCGATGCCCACCTGGTGGAATTCGGCCCCGATGTCGTCGTGCTGGAACCGGCCGACCTGCGGGCCGACGTGATCGACCGGCTGCGCGCCGTGGCCAAGGGCTGA
- a CDS encoding helix-turn-helix transcriptional regulator → MAANAIDQTRRMLSLVTYLRERPGARVADVARAFGITEDELISDLDVLPMCGTSFRGGDLLDIDTDGDRIWWHNPDDVAEPLRLAADEATALLVAARAVSTLPGLREGDRQALLRATAKLEAAAGEAAGASSRLSVTFESEGGVFAEVDRAISERRRLWVKYYSPARDELTEREVDPIRLFAVGHTYMEAWCRLSEARRTFRLDRVAEIRLLDEASAPPELELRDLSEGLVQPSAEDPEVVVEVAPGGRWVAEYYPHDSAEELPDGGLRISLRTPDPASLRRLALRLGQDGRIVSPDDLAQSARRAAREALAGYEEAPTSDHQS, encoded by the coding sequence ATGGCTGCCAACGCCATCGACCAGACCCGGCGGATGCTGTCGCTGGTGACCTATCTTCGTGAGCGCCCCGGCGCCCGCGTCGCAGACGTCGCCCGTGCCTTCGGCATCACCGAGGACGAACTGATCTCCGACCTGGACGTGCTGCCCATGTGCGGCACCAGCTTCCGCGGCGGTGACCTTCTGGACATCGACACCGACGGCGACCGCATCTGGTGGCACAACCCGGACGACGTCGCGGAACCGCTGCGCCTGGCCGCCGACGAGGCGACCGCGCTGCTCGTCGCGGCGCGCGCGGTCTCCACGCTGCCCGGTCTGCGCGAAGGCGACCGGCAGGCGCTGCTGCGCGCCACCGCCAAGCTGGAGGCCGCCGCCGGTGAGGCCGCCGGTGCGAGCTCGCGGCTCTCGGTCACCTTCGAATCCGAGGGCGGCGTCTTCGCCGAGGTCGACCGGGCGATCTCGGAGCGCCGCCGGCTGTGGGTGAAGTACTACTCGCCCGCGCGCGACGAGCTCACCGAGCGCGAGGTCGACCCGATCCGGCTCTTCGCCGTCGGCCACACCTATATGGAGGCGTGGTGCCGGCTCTCGGAGGCCCGGCGCACGTTCCGCCTGGACCGGGTCGCCGAGATCCGCCTGCTCGACGAGGCCTCCGCACCGCCCGAGCTCGAACTGCGCGACCTGTCGGAGGGCCTGGTGCAGCCGTCCGCCGAGGACCCCGAGGTCGTCGTGGAGGTCGCTCCAGGCGGGCGCTGGGTCGCCGAGTACTACCCGCACGACAGCGCCGAGGAGCTCCCCGACGGGGGCCTGCGGATCAGTCTGCGCACGCCCGACCCGGCCTCGCTGCGCCGCCTGGCGCTGCGGCTCGGCCAGGACGGCCGGATCGTCTCGCCCGACGACCTCGCCCAGAGCGCCCGGCGTGCGGCCCGCGAGGCGCTCGCCGGATACGAGGAAGCTCCCACGTCCGACCACCAGAGCTGA
- the tatA gene encoding Sec-independent protein translocase subunit TatA: MFGRLGAPEIILILIVVVLLFGAKKLPDMARSLGKSARILKSEAKAMKSDGQQTAPADPPVPGEQPPAQRTIQSAPGDVNSARPVAEPTDSTQR; encoded by the coding sequence ATGTTCGGAAGGCTCGGCGCCCCCGAGATCATTCTCATCCTCATCGTCGTCGTCCTGCTGTTCGGCGCGAAGAAGCTCCCGGACATGGCGCGGTCGCTCGGCAAGTCGGCCCGCATCCTCAAGAGCGAGGCCAAGGCCATGAAGTCCGACGGTCAGCAGACCGCCCCGGCCGACCCGCCGGTCCCGGGCGAGCAGCCGCCGGCGCAGCGCACCATCCAGTCCGCTCCGGGCGATGTGAACAGCGCGCGTCCGGTGGCCGAGC